Proteins co-encoded in one Kribbella qitaiheensis genomic window:
- a CDS encoding acyl-CoA thioesterase: MPESLEDLVELLDLEKIDVDLYRGRQPQTSAQRVFGGQVLGQALVAASDTIEPERIVHSLHGYFLRPGDTAVPIEYHVERIRDGRSFSSRRIVASQRGKTIFYMSTSYQSPEPGLDHSDSMPTDLVPPEEAPTLASVFEQASGRKAEDWNKEWAALDVRLAGLSGRQFWIRAAGKLPDDSALHACVLAYASDLTLLGASLLPHGIIIGDRRIQPASLDHALWFHRPFRADEWLLYDQASPSASGARGFATGRLFSQDGRLVASVAQEGLIRPVGLDLSGEES, translated from the coding sequence ATGCCTGAGTCCTTGGAGGATCTGGTCGAGTTGCTCGACCTGGAGAAGATCGACGTCGACCTTTACCGCGGCCGGCAGCCGCAGACGTCTGCCCAGCGGGTGTTCGGGGGACAGGTGCTCGGCCAGGCCCTGGTGGCGGCCAGCGACACGATCGAGCCCGAGCGGATCGTCCACTCGCTGCACGGCTACTTCCTCCGGCCGGGCGACACCGCGGTACCGATCGAGTACCACGTCGAGCGGATCCGGGACGGCAGGTCGTTCAGCAGCCGCCGGATCGTCGCTTCGCAGCGCGGCAAGACGATCTTCTACATGTCGACGTCGTACCAGAGTCCGGAGCCGGGCCTCGATCACTCCGATTCGATGCCGACCGACCTCGTCCCGCCGGAGGAGGCGCCGACGCTGGCTTCGGTGTTCGAGCAGGCGTCCGGCCGGAAGGCGGAGGACTGGAACAAGGAGTGGGCCGCGCTCGACGTACGGCTGGCCGGGTTGAGTGGGCGCCAGTTCTGGATCCGGGCCGCAGGCAAGCTTCCGGACGATTCGGCCTTGCATGCTTGCGTTCTGGCGTATGCGAGTGACCTGACGTTGCTCGGGGCAAGCTTACTGCCGCACGGAATCATCATCGGCGACCGGAGGATCCAGCCCGCCTCGCTCGACCACGCACTCTGGTTCCATCGTCCGTTCCGGGCCGACGAATGGCTGCTGTACGACCAGGCCTCGCCGTCGGCATCGGGTGCGCGGGGCTTCGCCACCGGACGGCTCTTCAGCCAGGACGGTCGGCTGGTTGCTTCGGTGGCGCAGGAAGGTCTCATCCGACCGGTCGGCCTGGACCTGTCCGGAGAAGAGAGTTGA